Proteins co-encoded in one Malus sylvestris chromosome 7, drMalSylv7.2, whole genome shotgun sequence genomic window:
- the LOC126629316 gene encoding NAD-dependent malic enzyme 59 kDa isoform, mitochondrial-like isoform X1 — MWKAARFAASRLSSRSTRRFSTAIPAPCIVHKRGADILHDPWFNKDTGFPLTERDRLGLRGLLPPRVISFEQQYARFMESYRSLEKNTKGQPEGVVALAKWRILNRLHDRNETLYYRVLIDNIQDFAPIIYTPTVGLVCQNYSGLFRRPRGMYFSAKDKGEMMSMIYNWPAHQVDMIVLTDGSRILGLGDLGVQGIGIPIGKLDMYVAAAGINPQRILPVMLDVGTNNQKLLEDRLYLGLRQPRLEGEEYISIVDEFMEAVHTRWPKAIVQFEDFQMKWAFETLQRYRKRFCTFNDDIQGTAGVALAGLLGTVRVQGRPLSDFAKQKIVVVGAGSAGLGVLNMAVQAVARMSGNGEAAAKNNFFLIDKDGLVTKERNNLDPMAAPFAKEPGAIDGLREGASLLEVVKKVKPHVLLGLSGVGGVFNHEVLKAMQESDSTKPAIFAMSNPTMNAECTAEDAFKHAGESIVFGSGSPLDNVDLGNGKVGHVNQANNMYLFPGIGLGALLSGARIISDGMLQAASECLASYITDVDIQKGILYPSIDCIRNITAEVGAAVLRAAVAEELAEGHCEVGPKELMNMCKVRTDLLSYTKFKRSFTNSCTRKVSRFRKQTRKCYTILT, encoded by the exons ATGTGGAAGGCAGCGCGATTCGCCGCCTCGCGGTTGAGCAGCCGGTCGACGAGGCGGTTCTCGACGGCGATTCCCGCCCCCTGTATCGTTCACAAGCGCGGCGCCGATATTCTCCACGATCCATGGTTTAACAAG GACACTGGATTTCCGTTGACTGAAAGAGATCGATTAGGACTTCGCGGTCTCCTCCCACCTCGTGTCATATCATTCGAGCAGCAATATGCTCGTTtca TGGAGTCCTATCGTTCCCTAGAGAAAAATACTAAGGGCCAGCCAGAGGGTGTTGTGGCCTTGGCTAAATGGAGGATCTTAAATAGACTGCATGACAGGAACGAGACCTTGTACTACCGT GTCCTTATTGACAACATCCAAGATTTTGCTCCCATAATTTACACTCCTACAGTAGGATTAGTATGTCAAAATTATTCTGGTTTATTTAGACGTCCCCGTGGAATGTATTTCAGTGCAAAGGATAAAGGGGAGATGATGTCTATGATCTACAACTGGCCAGCACATCAG GTAGACATGATTGTCCTCACAGATGGCAGTCGTATCCTTGGCCTAGGGGACCTTGGAGTTCAGGGAATTGGAATTCCAATTGGAAAACTTGATATGTATGTTGCTGCAGCTGGTATTAATCCACAAAGA ATACTACCGGTTATGCTAGATGTTGGTACTAACAACCAAAAGCTACTTGAAGACCGTCTTT ATTTAGGACTTCGACAACCTAGGTTGGAAGGAGAAGAGTACATATCAATTGTTGATGAATTCATGGAAGCTGTTCATACACGTTGGCCCAAGGCCATTGTGCAG TTTGAGGATTTTCAAATGAAGTGGGCTTTTGAAACACTGCAACGCTATCGTAAAAGGTTTTGCACGTTCAATGATGACATACAG GGAACTGCCGGTGTTGCACTTGCAGGACTATTAGGAACTGTAAGAGTGCAAGGTCGACCATTGAGTGACTTTGCTAAACAAAAGATAGTTGTTGTGGGAGCCGGAAG TGCGGGACTTGGAGTTCTTAACATGGCTGTACAGGCTGTTGCAAGAATGTCAGGGAACGGTGAAGCTGctgcaaaaaataattttttcctGATTGATAAAGAT GGTCTAGTTACAAAAGAGAGAAATAATCTTGACCCCATGGCTGCACCCTTTGCTAAAGAACCGGGAGCAATTGATGGACTTAGGGAGGGAGCTAGTCTACTTGAAGTG GTTAAGAAGGTCAAGCCACATGTGCTTCTTGGTTTGTCTGGAGTTGGTGGTGTTTTCAATCATGAG GTACTTAAAGCAATGCAAGAATCAGATTCAACTAAACCTGCCATTTTTGCTATGTCAAATCCAACCATGAATG CTGAATGCACTGCTGAAGATGCTTTTAAGCATGCTGGTGAAAGCATCGTCTTTGGAAGTGGAAGCCCCCTTGATAATGTTGACCTTG GCAACGGAAAAGTAGGCCATGTAAATCAAGCAAATAACATGTATCTGTTTCCAGG GATTGGTTTAGGAGCACTTCTCTCAGGAGCTCGTATTATATCAGATGGCATGTTACAAGCAGCTTCTGAATG CCTCGCTTCATACATAACAGATGTAGATATCCAGAAGGGCATCTTGTACCCATCTATTGATTG TATCCGGAATATAACCGCGGAGGTTGGAGCTGCTGTCCTGCGGGCAGCTGTTGCAGAAGAACTGGCAGAGGGACACTGTGAAGTTGGGCCCAAAGAGCTCATGAACATGTGCAAAGTAAGAACTGATCTTCTATCATATACAAAATTCAAACGATCTTTTACAAACAGTTGCACAAGGAAAGTGAGTAGATTTAGAAAGCAAACTCGAAAATGTTACACAATTTTAACATAA
- the LOC126629316 gene encoding NAD-dependent malic enzyme 59 kDa isoform, mitochondrial-like isoform X2, giving the protein MWKAARFAASRLSSRSTRRFSTAIPAPCIVHKRGADILHDPWFNKDTGFPLTERDRLGLRGLLPPRVISFEQQYARFMESYRSLEKNTKGQPEGVVALAKWRILNRLHDRNETLYYRVLIDNIQDFAPIIYTPTVGLVCQNYSGLFRRPRGMYFSAKDKGEMMSMIYNWPAHQVDMIVLTDGSRILGLGDLGVQGIGIPIGKLDMYVAAAGINPQRILPVMLDVGTNNQKLLEDRLYLGLRQPRLEGEEYISIVDEFMEAVHTRWPKAIVQFEDFQMKWAFETLQRYRKRFCTFNDDIQGTAGVALAGLLGTVRVQGRPLSDFAKQKIVVVGAGSAGLGVLNMAVQAVARMSGNGEAAAKNNFFLIDKDGLVTKERNNLDPMAAPFAKEPGAIDGLREGASLLEVVKKVKPHVLLGLSGVGGVFNHEVLKAMQESDSTKPAIFAMSNPTMNAECTAEDAFKHAGESIVFGSGSPLDNVDLGNGKVGHVNQANNMYLFPGIGLGALLSGARIISDGMLQAASECLASYITDVDIQKGILYPSIDCIRNITAEVGAAVLRAAVAEELAEGHCEVGPKELMNMCKEETVEYVSRSMWFPVYSPLVHEK; this is encoded by the exons ATGTGGAAGGCAGCGCGATTCGCCGCCTCGCGGTTGAGCAGCCGGTCGACGAGGCGGTTCTCGACGGCGATTCCCGCCCCCTGTATCGTTCACAAGCGCGGCGCCGATATTCTCCACGATCCATGGTTTAACAAG GACACTGGATTTCCGTTGACTGAAAGAGATCGATTAGGACTTCGCGGTCTCCTCCCACCTCGTGTCATATCATTCGAGCAGCAATATGCTCGTTtca TGGAGTCCTATCGTTCCCTAGAGAAAAATACTAAGGGCCAGCCAGAGGGTGTTGTGGCCTTGGCTAAATGGAGGATCTTAAATAGACTGCATGACAGGAACGAGACCTTGTACTACCGT GTCCTTATTGACAACATCCAAGATTTTGCTCCCATAATTTACACTCCTACAGTAGGATTAGTATGTCAAAATTATTCTGGTTTATTTAGACGTCCCCGTGGAATGTATTTCAGTGCAAAGGATAAAGGGGAGATGATGTCTATGATCTACAACTGGCCAGCACATCAG GTAGACATGATTGTCCTCACAGATGGCAGTCGTATCCTTGGCCTAGGGGACCTTGGAGTTCAGGGAATTGGAATTCCAATTGGAAAACTTGATATGTATGTTGCTGCAGCTGGTATTAATCCACAAAGA ATACTACCGGTTATGCTAGATGTTGGTACTAACAACCAAAAGCTACTTGAAGACCGTCTTT ATTTAGGACTTCGACAACCTAGGTTGGAAGGAGAAGAGTACATATCAATTGTTGATGAATTCATGGAAGCTGTTCATACACGTTGGCCCAAGGCCATTGTGCAG TTTGAGGATTTTCAAATGAAGTGGGCTTTTGAAACACTGCAACGCTATCGTAAAAGGTTTTGCACGTTCAATGATGACATACAG GGAACTGCCGGTGTTGCACTTGCAGGACTATTAGGAACTGTAAGAGTGCAAGGTCGACCATTGAGTGACTTTGCTAAACAAAAGATAGTTGTTGTGGGAGCCGGAAG TGCGGGACTTGGAGTTCTTAACATGGCTGTACAGGCTGTTGCAAGAATGTCAGGGAACGGTGAAGCTGctgcaaaaaataattttttcctGATTGATAAAGAT GGTCTAGTTACAAAAGAGAGAAATAATCTTGACCCCATGGCTGCACCCTTTGCTAAAGAACCGGGAGCAATTGATGGACTTAGGGAGGGAGCTAGTCTACTTGAAGTG GTTAAGAAGGTCAAGCCACATGTGCTTCTTGGTTTGTCTGGAGTTGGTGGTGTTTTCAATCATGAG GTACTTAAAGCAATGCAAGAATCAGATTCAACTAAACCTGCCATTTTTGCTATGTCAAATCCAACCATGAATG CTGAATGCACTGCTGAAGATGCTTTTAAGCATGCTGGTGAAAGCATCGTCTTTGGAAGTGGAAGCCCCCTTGATAATGTTGACCTTG GCAACGGAAAAGTAGGCCATGTAAATCAAGCAAATAACATGTATCTGTTTCCAGG GATTGGTTTAGGAGCACTTCTCTCAGGAGCTCGTATTATATCAGATGGCATGTTACAAGCAGCTTCTGAATG CCTCGCTTCATACATAACAGATGTAGATATCCAGAAGGGCATCTTGTACCCATCTATTGATTG TATCCGGAATATAACCGCGGAGGTTGGAGCTGCTGTCCTGCGGGCAGCTGTTGCAGAAGAACTGGCAGAGGGACACTGTGAAGTTGGGCCCAAAGAGCTCATGAACATGTGCAAA GAGGAGACTGTGGAGTATGTGAGTCGCAGTATGTGGTTCCCGGTTTACAGCCCTCTAGTTCACGAAAAATGA